From one Macrobrachium nipponense isolate FS-2020 chromosome 37, ASM1510439v2, whole genome shotgun sequence genomic stretch:
- the LOC135208940 gene encoding ligand-gated ion channel 4-like, with the protein MSMEKIHIRELDVTDNFRMSPRSAQRQQMGPNNDTPTATPTATQVTEFEQHFVRVLNKVYQTIEKNEMRLGEHDRREAVRVEWQQVSLVCDRVLLACFLLSTVIATTTILFSSPHGP; encoded by the exons ATGAGCATGGAAAAAATCCACATCCGCGAGTTAGATGTGACAGATAACTTCCGCATGTCACCGAGATCTGCCCAGAGGCAGCAAATGGGTCCCAACAACGATACCCCGACAGCCACGCCTACAGCAACACAGGTCACAG AGTTCGAGCAGCACTTCGTCCGCGTTCTGAACAAGGTCTACCAGACGATCGAGAAGAACGAGATGCGTCTCGGAGAGCACGACAGACGGGAGGCAGTTAGGGTCGAGTGGCAACAG GTGTCCCTGGTGTGCGATCGCGTCCTCCTGGCCTGCTTCTTGCTGTCGACAGTCATAGCGACGACGACTATACTATTTTCCTCGCCCCACGGTCCTTGA